GTCAAACAGTCCGGCTGGGCGCTGTTTAAAGAGAACAGCAACTTCCGCCGCGCGGTGTTCCTTGGCGTGCTGCTGCAGGTCATGCAGCAGTTCACCGGGATGAACGTCATCATGTACTACGCGCCAAAAATCTTTGAGCTGGCGGGTTATACCAACACCACCGAGCAGATGTGGGGGACCGTCATCGTGGGTCTGACCAACGTGCTGGCGACCTTTATCGCCATCGGTCTGGTGGATCGCTGGGGACGTAAGCCAACCCTGACGCTGGGCTTCCTGGTGATGGCGGCCGGTATGGGCGTCCTCGGTACCATGATGCATGTGGGCATTCACTCCCCAACCGCCCAGTACTTTGCGGTAGGCATGCTGCTGATGTTTATCGTCGGGTTTGCGATGAGCGCCGGTCCGCTGATTTGGGTGCTGTGCTCGGAGATCCAGCCGCTGAAAGGGCGTGATTTTGGTATCACCTGCTCTACCGCAACAAACTGGGTTGCCAACATGATCGTCGGCGCAACGTTCCTGACCATGCTCAATACCCTGGGCAACGCGAACACCTTCTGGGTCTACGCCGGTCTGAACATCTTCTTTATTGTGCTGACCATCTGGCTGGTTCCAGAAACCAAACACGTTTCGCTGGAACATATTGAACGTAACCTGATGAAAGGTCGTCCTCTGCGCGAAATCGGCGCTCACGACTAATTATCTTGCGGGAGGCGCCTCTTGCGCCTCCCCGCTTCGCGCTTTATGCTCTGCCCCTATGAAAGCACCCCGTCTCCCCATCGCCATTCAGCAGGCCGTTATGCGCAGCCTGCGGGAAAAACTCGCCCAGGCGAACCTGAAGCTCGGTCGCAATTATCCTGAACCCAAACTCGTCTACCAGCAGCGTGGAACCTCGGCCGGTACCGCCTGGCTCGAGTCGTATGAGATCCGCCTTAACCCGGTGCTGATGATGGAAAACCAGCAGGCGTTTATCGAGGAAGTGGTACCGCACGAGCTGGCACATCTGCTGGTGTGGAAACACTTTGGCCGCGTCGCGCCGCATGGAAAAGAGTGGAAGTGGATGATGGAGGCAGTGCTCGGCGTTCCGGCACGCCGTACCCATCAGTTCGAGCTGGAATCGGTGCGCCGCAATACCTTCCCCTACCGCTGCCAGTGTCAGCAGCACCAGCTTACCGTCCGTCGCCATAATCGCGTGGTGCGTGGCGAGGCGACCTACCGCTGCGTCAAATGCGGCGAGCCGCTGGTTGCGGAATAATCATCTGAACTTTCAGGAACTTTCCTGATCTGACTGATTGCATACAGGAACAACATTCGTTACGTTGCGGGCTCGTTTTGACACGGAGTGTAAGATGTCCCGTAATTTTTCTCTCGCGGTCGCCTTTCTGACGACGGCGCTCTCAGGCCATGCTCTGGCCGACGGTATCAACAGTTTTTCCCAGGCCAAGGCCGCAGGCGTGAAGGTGAACGCCGACGTGCCGGGCGATTTCTACTGCGGCTGTAAAATTAACTGGCAGGGTAAAAAAGGGGTCGTTGACCTTGAGTCCTGCGGCTACAAGGTGCGTAAAAACGAAAACCGCGCCAGCCGTATTGAATGGGAGCATGTCGTTCCGGCCTGGCAGTTTGGCCACCAGCGCCAGTGCTGGCAGGATGGCGGACGTAAAAACTGCGCCAAAGATCCGGTGTATCGCCAGATGGAAAGCGATATGCATAACCTGCAGCCTGCCGTGGGTGAAGTGAACGGCGACCGGGGTAATTTCATGTACAGCCAGTGGAACGGTGGCGAAGGCCAGTACGGCCAGTGCGGTATGAAGGTTGATTTTAAAGAGAAAGTCGCCGAGCCCCCTGCCCGCGCGCGCGGCAGCATTGCCCGCACCTACTTCTATATGCGCGACCGTTACGACCTCAACCTTTCCCGCCAGCAGACGCAGCTGTTCAACGCCTGGGACAAGCAGTACCCGGTGACGGAGTGGGAATGCCAGCGCGACGAACGTATCGCCAGAGTCCAGGGGAATCACAACCCTTACGTCCAGCGGGCTTGCCAGGCGCAAAAGAGCTAACCTACACTACGGCAATTCGCTTATATCGCATGACACATGGAATTTCTGACTATGCGCATTCCCCGCATTTACCATCCTGAACTGATTACCGCAGGCCGCGAAATCGCCCTGTCTGATGACGCTGCCAACCACGTTGGCCGCGTGCTGCGCATGGGCGCAGGTCAGGCAATACAGCTGTTCGACGGCTCGAACCAGGTTTTCGACGCGGAAATCACGCGGTCTGATAAAAAAAGCGTACACGTTAACGTCCTGCGTGGCGAAGTGGACGACCGGGAATCACCGCTGCACATTCATCTGGGCCAGGTGATGTCGCGCGGCGAGAAAATGGAGTTCACCATTCAGAAATCCATTGAACTGGGTGTAAGCCTCATTACGCCACTTTTTTCTGAGCGCTGTGGCGTTAAACTGGATGCGGAACGTCTGAACAAAAAGATCCAGCAGTGGCAGAAAATTGCCATTGCGGCTTGCGAACAGAGTGGCCGCAACCGTATTCCGGAGATCCGCCCGGCGATGGATCTGGAGGAGTGGTGTGCAGAAGAGGACAGTGGGCTGAAGCTCAATCTTCATCCGCGCGCCAGCGCCAGCATCAATACGCTGCCCCTGCCCGTTGAGCGCGTACGCCTGCTGATTGGCCCCGAAGGCGGCCTGTCGGCGGACGAAATTGCGATGACGGCACGTTACCAGTTTACTGATATTCTGTTGGGACCTCGCGTTCTGCGCACTGAGACAACGGCACTCACGGCCATTACCGCGCTACAGGTACGGTTTGGCGATCTGGGTTGAAGCATTAACGGAGAAGAACATGATCAAGCTCGGCATCGTGATGGACCCCATCGCAAACATTAACATCAAGAAAGATTCCAGCTTCGCCATGCTGCTGGAAGCGCAGCGTCG
The Enterobacter pseudoroggenkampii genome window above contains:
- a CDS encoding SprT family zinc-dependent metalloprotease, encoding MKAPRLPIAIQQAVMRSLREKLAQANLKLGRNYPEPKLVYQQRGTSAGTAWLESYEIRLNPVLMMENQQAFIEEVVPHELAHLLVWKHFGRVAPHGKEWKWMMEAVLGVPARRTHQFELESVRRNTFPYRCQCQQHQLTVRRHNRVVRGEATYRCVKCGEPLVAE
- the rsmE gene encoding 16S rRNA (uracil(1498)-N(3))-methyltransferase, giving the protein MRIPRIYHPELITAGREIALSDDAANHVGRVLRMGAGQAIQLFDGSNQVFDAEITRSDKKSVHVNVLRGEVDDRESPLHIHLGQVMSRGEKMEFTIQKSIELGVSLITPLFSERCGVKLDAERLNKKIQQWQKIAIAACEQSGRNRIPEIRPAMDLEEWCAEEDSGLKLNLHPRASASINTLPLPVERVRLLIGPEGGLSADEIAMTARYQFTDILLGPRVLRTETTALTAITALQVRFGDLG
- the endA gene encoding deoxyribonuclease I translates to MSRNFSLAVAFLTTALSGHALADGINSFSQAKAAGVKVNADVPGDFYCGCKINWQGKKGVVDLESCGYKVRKNENRASRIEWEHVVPAWQFGHQRQCWQDGGRKNCAKDPVYRQMESDMHNLQPAVGEVNGDRGNFMYSQWNGGEGQYGQCGMKVDFKEKVAEPPARARGSIARTYFYMRDRYDLNLSRQQTQLFNAWDKQYPVTEWECQRDERIARVQGNHNPYVQRACQAQKS